A stretch of the Vitis riparia cultivar Riparia Gloire de Montpellier isolate 1030 chromosome 13, EGFV_Vit.rip_1.0, whole genome shotgun sequence genome encodes the following:
- the LOC117928827 gene encoding V-type proton ATPase subunit G1-like — translation MESNRGQNGIQQLLAVEQEAQHIVNAARNAKMARLKQAKEEAEKEIAEFRVRMEKEFQRKVAESSGDSGANVKRLELETDAKIQNLKVEAARISHDVVHMLLKHVNTVRT, via the exons ATGGAATCCAACAGAGGCCAGAATGGAATTCAACAATTGCTAGCTGTAGAACAAGAAGCTCAGCATATTGTTAATGCTGCCAGAAATG CAAAAATGGCTAGACTTAAACAGGCCAAAGAAGAGGCTGAGAAGGAGATTGCTGAATTCCGTGTTCGAAtggaaaaagaatttcaaagaaAGGTTGcagag AGTAGTGGGGACTCTGGTGCTAATGTGAAACGCCTTGAGCTGGAAACAGATGCAAAGATCCAGAATCTGAAGGTGGAGGCTGCAAGAATTTCCCATGATGTTGTTCACATGCTTCTGAAGCATGTGAATACTGTGAGGACCTAA
- the LOC117928826 gene encoding tyrosine-specific transport protein-like isoform X1 yields the protein MDIQCMPSSSCLHPIGYGVAKLSPSYSWARDHQHNATICFKLRIRSYACSCHLQKEQRPWLTWKPSATKANRSVAELRKEPIKESKKKGTISGAVALIIGTSIGSGILALPQKAAPAGLVPSSISVIVCWGFLLIEALLLVEINVGLRRKKGKIEEENELDIISIRTMAQETLGEWGGILATATYVFLGYTSMVAYSSKSGEILFHLINFPASISGFFFTALFTILISIGGTRATDQVNQWLTASMLCLLLAIEVLGVVLGGWSGLEGSGDWGKVPATIPVIIFSLVYHDLAPVICAYLGSDLTRIRASVLLGSLVPLVALLLWDAIALGLSSQADQAVDPVELLMSVNWSGVPFMVDVFSLLAIGTSLIGTLLSFSQFFKEQLDNLSWNSPSTQILPQKPGELFGLGKWWGRNKSSFTAMAMVVAPTLLVSATVPDAFSAATDIAGGYCMTMLYGVLPPAMAWAMHNRECEDTNQKALSRARPALLGLGLFACGIVMEQIYQDLSPLHP from the exons ATGGATATACAGTGCATGCCTTCATCTTCCTGCTTGCATCCCATAGGCTATGGGGTAGCAAAGCTAAGTCCATCATATTCATGGGCAAGGGATCATCAACACAATGCAACCATTTGCTTCAAGTTGAGGAT CCGCTCCTATGCTTGCAGTTGCCACCTCCAAAAAGAGCAAAGGCCATGGCTTACTTGGAAACCTTCTGCAACCAAGGCAAACAGAAGTGTTGCAGAATTGAGGAAGGAGCCCATcaaagaatcaaagaaaaagGGAACTATCTCTGGAGCAGTTGCCCTGATCATCGGAACAAGTATCGGTTCAGGAATACTTGCACTGCCACAGAAAGCTGCTCCTGCA GGACTTGTTCCAAGTTCGATCTCCGTCATTGTGTGTTGGGGTTTTCTCCTAATTGAAGCTCTTCTGCTTGTGGAAATCAACGTAGGTTTGCGGAGGAAGAAGGGAAAGATAGAGGAAGAGAATGAGTTAGACATAATCTCCATTAGGACCATGGCCCAAGAGACATTAGGAGAATGGGGTGGAATTTTAGCCACTGCCACCTATGTCTTCTTAGGATACACTTCCATGGTTGCCTATAGCTCCAAGTCAGGGGAGATCCTTTTCCATTTGATTAATTTTCCGGCATCAATCTCAGGTTTCTTCTTCACTGCACTCTTCACCATTCTCATCTCCATAGGAGGGACTCGTGCCACTGATCAAGTCAACCAATGGCTCACTGCTTCCATGCTAT GTCTGCTGCTAGCAATTGAAGTGCTTGGAGTTGTGTTGGGAGGGTGGTCAGGACTGGAGGGAAGTGGGGACTGGGGAAAAGTCCCGGCCACAATTCCTGTGATAATCTTTTCTTTGGTGTATCATGATCTAGCACCGG TTATATGTGCTTATCTGGGCAGCGATCTTACACGCATAAGGGCATCAGTTTTGCTTGGTAGTCTGGTTCCGCTGGTAGCACTGCTTCTATGGGATGCAATTGCCCTAGGCCTCTCTTCCCAGGCCGACCAAGCTGTTGACCCTGTTGAACTGCTCATGAG TGTAAATTGGAGTGGGGTACCATTTATGGTGGATGTCTTCTCACTTCTGGCAATAGGAACATCACTCATCGGAACTCTCCTCAGCTTCTCCCAGTTCTTCAAGGAACAGCTTGATAACCTGTCATGGAATTCTCCCTCCACACAAATATTACCA CAGAAACCTGGCGAGCTCTTTGGGCTGGGGAAATGGTGGGGAAGAAACAAAAGTAGCTTCACAGCAATGGCAATGGTGGTCGCTCCTACTCTACTTGTATCAGCAACCGTTCCAGATGCATTCTCTGCTGCTACAGACATTGCC GGGGGTTACTGTATGACAATGCTTTACGGCGTTCTCCCGCCAGCAATGGCTTGGGCAATGCATAACAGAGAATGTGAAGACACCAATCAAAAGGCATTGTCAAGAGCAAGGCCTGCACTGCTTGGGTTGGGACTCTTTGCATGTGGGATAGTGATGGAGCAAATTTACCAAGATCTCTCACCACTGCATCCTTAG
- the LOC117928826 gene encoding tyrosine-specific transport protein-like isoform X2 — protein MDIQCMPSSSCLHPIGYGVAKLSPSYSWARDHQHNATICFKLRIRSYACSCHLQKEQRPWLTWKPSATKANRSVAELRKEPIKESKKKGTISGAVALIIGTSIGSGILALPQKAAPAGLVPSSISVIVCWGFLLIEALLLVEINVGLRRKKGKIEEENELDIISIRTMAQETLGEWGGILATATYVFLGYTSMVAYSSKSGEILFHLINFPASISGFFFTALFTILISIGGTRATDQVNQWLTASMLCLLLAIEVLGVVLGGWSGLEGSGDWGKVPATIPVIIFSLVYHDLAPVICAYLGSDLTRIRASVLLGSLVPLVALLLWDAIALGLSSQADQAVDPVELLMSVNWSGVPFMVDVFSLLAIGTSLIGTLLSFSQFFKEQLDNLSWNSPSTQILPKPGELFGLGKWWGRNKSSFTAMAMVVAPTLLVSATVPDAFSAATDIAGGYCMTMLYGVLPPAMAWAMHNRECEDTNQKALSRARPALLGLGLFACGIVMEQIYQDLSPLHP, from the exons ATGGATATACAGTGCATGCCTTCATCTTCCTGCTTGCATCCCATAGGCTATGGGGTAGCAAAGCTAAGTCCATCATATTCATGGGCAAGGGATCATCAACACAATGCAACCATTTGCTTCAAGTTGAGGAT CCGCTCCTATGCTTGCAGTTGCCACCTCCAAAAAGAGCAAAGGCCATGGCTTACTTGGAAACCTTCTGCAACCAAGGCAAACAGAAGTGTTGCAGAATTGAGGAAGGAGCCCATcaaagaatcaaagaaaaagGGAACTATCTCTGGAGCAGTTGCCCTGATCATCGGAACAAGTATCGGTTCAGGAATACTTGCACTGCCACAGAAAGCTGCTCCTGCA GGACTTGTTCCAAGTTCGATCTCCGTCATTGTGTGTTGGGGTTTTCTCCTAATTGAAGCTCTTCTGCTTGTGGAAATCAACGTAGGTTTGCGGAGGAAGAAGGGAAAGATAGAGGAAGAGAATGAGTTAGACATAATCTCCATTAGGACCATGGCCCAAGAGACATTAGGAGAATGGGGTGGAATTTTAGCCACTGCCACCTATGTCTTCTTAGGATACACTTCCATGGTTGCCTATAGCTCCAAGTCAGGGGAGATCCTTTTCCATTTGATTAATTTTCCGGCATCAATCTCAGGTTTCTTCTTCACTGCACTCTTCACCATTCTCATCTCCATAGGAGGGACTCGTGCCACTGATCAAGTCAACCAATGGCTCACTGCTTCCATGCTAT GTCTGCTGCTAGCAATTGAAGTGCTTGGAGTTGTGTTGGGAGGGTGGTCAGGACTGGAGGGAAGTGGGGACTGGGGAAAAGTCCCGGCCACAATTCCTGTGATAATCTTTTCTTTGGTGTATCATGATCTAGCACCGG TTATATGTGCTTATCTGGGCAGCGATCTTACACGCATAAGGGCATCAGTTTTGCTTGGTAGTCTGGTTCCGCTGGTAGCACTGCTTCTATGGGATGCAATTGCCCTAGGCCTCTCTTCCCAGGCCGACCAAGCTGTTGACCCTGTTGAACTGCTCATGAG TGTAAATTGGAGTGGGGTACCATTTATGGTGGATGTCTTCTCACTTCTGGCAATAGGAACATCACTCATCGGAACTCTCCTCAGCTTCTCCCAGTTCTTCAAGGAACAGCTTGATAACCTGTCATGGAATTCTCCCTCCACACAAATATTACCA AAACCTGGCGAGCTCTTTGGGCTGGGGAAATGGTGGGGAAGAAACAAAAGTAGCTTCACAGCAATGGCAATGGTGGTCGCTCCTACTCTACTTGTATCAGCAACCGTTCCAGATGCATTCTCTGCTGCTACAGACATTGCC GGGGGTTACTGTATGACAATGCTTTACGGCGTTCTCCCGCCAGCAATGGCTTGGGCAATGCATAACAGAGAATGTGAAGACACCAATCAAAAGGCATTGTCAAGAGCAAGGCCTGCACTGCTTGGGTTGGGACTCTTTGCATGTGGGATAGTGATGGAGCAAATTTACCAAGATCTCTCACCACTGCATCCTTAG
- the LOC117928826 gene encoding tyrosine-specific transport protein-like isoform X3 — protein sequence MDIQCMPSSSCLHPIGYGVAKLSPSYSWARDHQHNATICFKLRICHLQKEQRPWLTWKPSATKANRSVAELRKEPIKESKKKGTISGAVALIIGTSIGSGILALPQKAAPAGLVPSSISVIVCWGFLLIEALLLVEINVGLRRKKGKIEEENELDIISIRTMAQETLGEWGGILATATYVFLGYTSMVAYSSKSGEILFHLINFPASISGFFFTALFTILISIGGTRATDQVNQWLTASMLCLLLAIEVLGVVLGGWSGLEGSGDWGKVPATIPVIIFSLVYHDLAPVICAYLGSDLTRIRASVLLGSLVPLVALLLWDAIALGLSSQADQAVDPVELLMSVNWSGVPFMVDVFSLLAIGTSLIGTLLSFSQFFKEQLDNLSWNSPSTQILPQKPGELFGLGKWWGRNKSSFTAMAMVVAPTLLVSATVPDAFSAATDIAGGYCMTMLYGVLPPAMAWAMHNRECEDTNQKALSRARPALLGLGLFACGIVMEQIYQDLSPLHP from the exons ATGGATATACAGTGCATGCCTTCATCTTCCTGCTTGCATCCCATAGGCTATGGGGTAGCAAAGCTAAGTCCATCATATTCATGGGCAAGGGATCATCAACACAATGCAACCATTTGCTTCAAGTTGAGGAT TTGCCACCTCCAAAAAGAGCAAAGGCCATGGCTTACTTGGAAACCTTCTGCAACCAAGGCAAACAGAAGTGTTGCAGAATTGAGGAAGGAGCCCATcaaagaatcaaagaaaaagGGAACTATCTCTGGAGCAGTTGCCCTGATCATCGGAACAAGTATCGGTTCAGGAATACTTGCACTGCCACAGAAAGCTGCTCCTGCA GGACTTGTTCCAAGTTCGATCTCCGTCATTGTGTGTTGGGGTTTTCTCCTAATTGAAGCTCTTCTGCTTGTGGAAATCAACGTAGGTTTGCGGAGGAAGAAGGGAAAGATAGAGGAAGAGAATGAGTTAGACATAATCTCCATTAGGACCATGGCCCAAGAGACATTAGGAGAATGGGGTGGAATTTTAGCCACTGCCACCTATGTCTTCTTAGGATACACTTCCATGGTTGCCTATAGCTCCAAGTCAGGGGAGATCCTTTTCCATTTGATTAATTTTCCGGCATCAATCTCAGGTTTCTTCTTCACTGCACTCTTCACCATTCTCATCTCCATAGGAGGGACTCGTGCCACTGATCAAGTCAACCAATGGCTCACTGCTTCCATGCTAT GTCTGCTGCTAGCAATTGAAGTGCTTGGAGTTGTGTTGGGAGGGTGGTCAGGACTGGAGGGAAGTGGGGACTGGGGAAAAGTCCCGGCCACAATTCCTGTGATAATCTTTTCTTTGGTGTATCATGATCTAGCACCGG TTATATGTGCTTATCTGGGCAGCGATCTTACACGCATAAGGGCATCAGTTTTGCTTGGTAGTCTGGTTCCGCTGGTAGCACTGCTTCTATGGGATGCAATTGCCCTAGGCCTCTCTTCCCAGGCCGACCAAGCTGTTGACCCTGTTGAACTGCTCATGAG TGTAAATTGGAGTGGGGTACCATTTATGGTGGATGTCTTCTCACTTCTGGCAATAGGAACATCACTCATCGGAACTCTCCTCAGCTTCTCCCAGTTCTTCAAGGAACAGCTTGATAACCTGTCATGGAATTCTCCCTCCACACAAATATTACCA CAGAAACCTGGCGAGCTCTTTGGGCTGGGGAAATGGTGGGGAAGAAACAAAAGTAGCTTCACAGCAATGGCAATGGTGGTCGCTCCTACTCTACTTGTATCAGCAACCGTTCCAGATGCATTCTCTGCTGCTACAGACATTGCC GGGGGTTACTGTATGACAATGCTTTACGGCGTTCTCCCGCCAGCAATGGCTTGGGCAATGCATAACAGAGAATGTGAAGACACCAATCAAAAGGCATTGTCAAGAGCAAGGCCTGCACTGCTTGGGTTGGGACTCTTTGCATGTGGGATAGTGATGGAGCAAATTTACCAAGATCTCTCACCACTGCATCCTTAG
- the LOC117927927 gene encoding pentatricopeptide repeat-containing protein At3g13880-like yields the protein MANSVLPATCWMKCLVHKDTVTEKHVTERLIELEPEAAVSYVLLDNSYTDVEKCMPAKRIKDLLKDGRIAMKPGLSWIEGLLVVRVKLFYYKRLVK from the exons ATGGCGAACTCGGTGTTGCCCGCCACATGTTGGATGAAATGCCT GGTCCATAAAGATACTGTCACTGAGAAACATGTTACAGAGAGACTGATTGAGCTTGAACCTGAAGCTGCAGTCTCTTATGTGCTTCTTGACAACAGCTACACTGATGTGGAAAAATGCATGCCAGCCAAAAGAATCAAGGACTTGCTGAAAGATGGTAGAATTGCAATGAAACCTGGTCTAAGTTGGATTGAG GGACTATTGGTAGTGAGAGTAAAACTGTTTTACTACAAACGCTTGGTAAAATGA
- the LOC117928868 gene encoding patatin-like protein 6: MACNLQSEMQEPSIDTDKLSYEIFSILESKFLFGYDDQKLWIPKQIETKSEVSTPPPPDNGVSAIKNQRGKICILSIDGGGMRGILSGRALAYLEQALKTKSGNPQARIADYFDVAAGAGVGGIFTAMLFGTKDNSRPIFQAEDTWKFLAEQGKRCYRSSSGSSSGGGSFLRRILRGGSSGSAASGLEKAMKEAFAENGRSLTLKDTLKPVLIPCYDLSSSAPFLFSRADALETDSFDFRLWEVCRATSAEPSIFEPVSMRSVDGQTRCVAIDGGLAMSNPTAAAITHVLHNKQEFPFVRGVEDLLVLSLGTGQLLEGSYDYDQVKNWKAKDWARPMARISGDGAADMVDHSVAMAFGQSRSSNYVRIQANGSTLGRCGANMDTDPSPSNVKMLNGIAEEMLKQKNVESVLFGGKRIGEQSNFEKLDWFAGELVLEHQRRSCRIAPTVAFKQATPKST; the protein is encoded by the exons ATGGCTTGTAATCTTCAATCAGAAATGCAGGAACCCAGTATCGATACCGATAAACTTAGCTACGAAATCTTCTCAATTCTCGAAAGTAAGTTTCTCTTTGGCTACGATGACCAGAAGCTCTGGATCCCCAAACAGATCGAGACCAAGTCCGAGGTTTCTACTCCACCTCCCCCCGACAATGGCGTCTCCGCTATCAAGAATCAGAGGGGCAAAATCTGCATACTCTCCATCGACGGTGGTGGAATGCGAGGGATATTATCCGGAAGAGCCCTCGCTTATCTCGAACAAGCCCTTAAAACGAAATCAGGGAATCCTCAAGCTAGAATCGCCGACTATTTCGACGTCGCGGCCGGTGCCGGTGTCGGAGGGATTTTCACCGCCATGCTCTTTGGGACAAAGGACAATAGCCGCCCGATTTTCCAAGCGGAGGACACGTGGAAGTTCCTGGCGGAGCAGGGGAAGAGATGCTATCGTTCTTCGTCCGGTTCCAGCTCCGGCGGCGGCAGTTTCCTCCGGCGGATTCTCCGAGGTGGCTCCAGCGGCTCGGCGGCGTCCGGACTAGAGAAAGCCATGAAGGAAGCGTTCGCGGAGAACGGCCGAAGTTTGACGCTGAAAGACACGTTGAAGCCGGTGTTGATACCGTGCTACGACCTCTCCAGCTCGGCGCCGTTCCTGTTCTCCAGAGCCGACGCTCTCGAAACAGACAGCTTCGACTTCCGCCTCTGGGAGGTGTGCCGAGCCACGTCGGCCGAGCCATCCATATTCGAACCGGTCTCGATGCGGTCTGTCGACGGCCAAACCCGGTGCGTGGCGATTGACGGTGGTTTGGCCATGAGCAACCCTACCGCAGCGGCAATCACGCACGTGCTACACAACAAACAGGAGTTTCCATTCGTGCGAGGGGTGGAGGACCTTTTGGTACTTTCACTAGGAACAGGTCAGCTTCTGGAAGGAAGCTACGATTACGATCAAGTGAAGAACTGGAAAGCTAAGGACTGGGCTCGACCCATGGCTCGAATCTCCGGCGACGGTGCCGCCGATATGGTGGACCACTCGGTGGCGATGGCGTTTGGGCAGAGTCGGAGCAGTAACTACGTCCGTATTCAG GCAAATGGGTCCACCTTGGGTCGTTGTGGGGCAAATATGGACACAGATCCTAGTCCTAGCAATGTAAAGATGCTAAATGGAATAGCTGAGGAAATGCTGAAGCAAAAGAATGTTGAATCAGTGCTCTTTGGAGGTAAAAGGATAGGAGAGCAGAGCAATTTCGAGAAACTCGACTGGTTTGCTGGTGAGCTTGTGCTGGAGCATCAGAGGAGGAGTTGCCGAATAGCTCCCACTGTTGCATTTAAGCAAGCTACCCCCAAATCCACCTAG